GAAATTTAACCACCATTGTAACAGTAtcaagaggtggggcctttaagaggttaagttatgagggctccatcctcatgaattGATTACTACCATTATCAGGGGAGTGAGTTCCTTATAAAAAGGATGTGTTCAGCCTCTCCTCCTGCTCTCTGTTTCCTGCACTTCCTTGCCATGGGATAACCCTCACTAGATGCCGTCTCTgtgctcttggacttctcagcctccagaactgtgagccaagtgaacttctgttatttataaattatccagcctatggtattctgttatagcagcagcaAACAGACCAAGACATCTACCATTTTTTGCATCCatgctaatatattttttcagagttTGATATCAGTTTTCTATAACTTCtccaacaaattaccacagagtgacttaaaacaacacaaatgtattatcttacagttcttgGAAATCAGAATtctgaaatgggtctcactgggctaaaatcaaggcatcGCCCtagctgtgttccttctggaggctcttgggcttccttttcctttctcgtTTCTAGAACCACGCATATTTCTTAACCGGTGGCCCCTTCCTATGACCGTAAAGTCAGCAACATTGAGCCAAGTTCTTCTCTTGCTGCCATCTCTCTGTCCTGTCACCAGTTTCCTCTTCCACACTGAGCGATCACATTGGGTCCACCTTGatcatctctctcttttaaagTCATCTGATTAGGAACATTAGTTCCATTTTCTACCTTAATCCCCTTTTTGGGACATAATATATTCACCTTTTCCAGGAATTCGGATGTGGGTATCTCTAAAAGGCCATTATTCTAACTACCATTAGTTGTACTGTTTGCATTTTATGATATACGCTGTGAATCTCCAAATGGAAACTTTCTATGTTGagttacttaaaaagaaaagagggtgtacatgtaccctagaacttaaagtataatttaaaaaaaaaagaggatgatgACTAATCTCTTTGAACACTGTTGTTAGCCCTACCTTTGCTTGATGTCTTTCAATCAGTCTTGAACTGTctgtttcatattatttttctacacattacagctaatatttgtaatttgCCTAAAATGACTATCTGGGAGTTAAATTCAACTGAGAATTGAATCATAactcctttaagattttttttttttttgagatggagtctcgctctgtcacccaggctggagtgcatcagtgccatctcagctcactgcaacctccacctcctgggttcaagcgatcctcctgcctcagcctcccaagtagctgggattacaggcacccaccatcatgcctggctgatttttgtacttttttaggggagatggggtttcaccatgttggccaggctggttttgaactcctgacctcagatgacctgcccacctcggcctccaaagtgctggattacaggcataagtgactgcgcccagccaagatcatctttttaaagtcagaatatgtatacatttaataaattttatgtctTAAATTTTGGAGGTTTCTTTACACTTTAAGAATAACTTATAATTTATaacttataatttaatttatgaaatgaaataataatgtatttctttattactCCTTAGGTTATTTGGCAGCTAATCCTAGATTTGGATCATTGCCCAAAGTTGCACGTAagtcatagaaataaaatagcaagccaagtgtggtggctcacatctgtaatcccagcactttgggaggctgaggcgggtggattgcttgagtccaggagttcgagaccagcctgggcaacatggtgaaaccttgtatctattttaaaaaataataataaataaataaaaattttgaaaaaaagacattactaGCAACTGGAGATATGAATGTCCAGCCTAACTAAACTGCCTGTATTGACTTTTTGAAAAATCAGCCTCTATTTTCTGCCACTCTGCATTTCTTAGTTCACTCAACACTTTCTGATATACAGCTTAGCAGTAGGGACTTCTTCTTAGACCATCCTTAAAGCATGGACTAAGAGGAACTGGCAGGATATATAATGAGATTATCAATAGCAGAGCCTCTGAATGATAGATCctttatggatttttattttcttcttttgccctGGCCagtcttttcaaaatgttttctacaaTGGATataaaaaatgagtaattttttaaGAATCAGGGGATTTCTAATAATAGAGTAATCACAAACTTGGGGTTTCATCTTCCTTCACCTGGTATCAATAGGTCTTTTATGTACAAAAAGGACACATTTTAGTTGATAGTCTGAAACCGCATTCATTCCTAGCAGGAGGAACAGATTCGAGATCTCTTCCATAGGAGGGTCCCTCTCCTTTGTGACCTCTCTCCTATAGGCAGGATGGACTGAAGCTCTCCACTACTCCAAGGCCATAAGGAAGATTAAGCGCGTTCCTACCCAGTGATTTGGAAGCTACCTATAGCCACAACCCAGCCACTTTCCCCTGCCCCCGTGGCCTCAACCATTTGCTTGACAGGTGGGCCCTCTCTGGCCATCTGTCTCCAGGACAGCACTGTGGCTTGCTCTGTCCTGGCCCTTCCACCGCCAGTTCAAAGTTGAGATGGGGAAGTCTCCAGTTCCCAATCctgttctttttaaatagagactTCATTCTCAGAGTCTTCATTCACTGATTTAGTATggtccttttaattttaaaattaccagcattaatttttaaagctctAGAAGATAACTAATGGAGAAGATTCTCAACTAATCTCTCCCAACCTGCTTTTACAGTTGCTGGTCTCTTGGGATTTGGCCTTGGAAAGGTATCATACATAGGAGTCTGCCAGagtaaattccatttttttgAAGATCAGCTCCGTGGGGCTGGTTTTGGTCCACAGCATAACAGGTTTGTAATCTGTTTGGTTGAGGGATTGTAATGTAATTAtaagaaattaaatgaaagattactcactatttataatattaaacacaattttttaaattcacatgtTAAAAAGGTTTTAACCTTCAAGTTTAGCGTTGTTGTTCCCCAACTTCAATAATAACTTTGTTATTACACTTACTTACCAATTtcatttgcttgataaatatttaatgggAACCTACTGTGTTCAAACATTGTGCAAGTTTCTAAAGAATTCCTCAATGAGCAGATATTGCTTCCACCATCACAGAGTTACACAAAACTTTAACAGGTTTCTTTACTGCAGGGCTTCTCAGTGCTTTTTCTATGTTAATGCTGCATATATCATTATTCTAAATAGGGGAAATAGGCAGTATGACTTTGGGGTTAATGACATCACCTCTGCTGTTATAGTACTTGGGTTGAAAAccagttctaccacttactaaGCTGTGTGACCCTGCAAGTTTCTTAAGCTCTCTgatcttcagttttcttatctgtataaaATAGTGACCAGGATAGTTTTTATGAGATGTAAAGAATAGAAATGATTATTCATGACActcagtaagtgctcagtaaacattagcTATTTCTACTATAGAAGTTACAAGACTAGTATTGGGGACACATTTCTCTAAACACCCCTCACTGGTCACAGTGTGTTCTAGCTGAGAAGCAGCACAGTATGGTGAAAACAAACTGGACTAGAAGTCAAAACACCCAAGTTCTTTTTCTAACTATGTGACTTTGGAAAGCCATGTTCCCTAGTCCTGTAGTGATAGATGGGACCTTAATACTGTCTCTTTCTGATGAGCTGCATGAGACCCAAAGAGCTGCAGAGATCTTCTGAAGGTGACATCATTAGCAGTGGGTGGAAAATGGTCTGTCGCCTCAGATCATCTGTTTTCCAAACCCTTACTCTTCCCATTACAAGAAGCAAGGCCACCAAAGAATCATTAATTCCATATTTACAGACAACACCAACTACAGCCCATCCTTGCAAAGTTGTGTTTTAGAGTCAGCTTGCTGAGGAGGAATTGACCACATGATTCTGGTCTgtgcaggaaaagaaagaaaaagtagcacAGGTAAAGGAGACAATTTTGTGGactgcttcctcttcctcttcaatttCGGGAGTGTCTTTTGCAATTAACCAACTTTGGATTCCAGAATAATTATGAACACAAGactgaaaagacattttttcaGACAATGTCCATTGTGAAAGGAGGTGACTGAAGTAACTGGTTTCCAGGGCTCCTTTAAGCTCTGTGTTCTGGGGTTTCATTTTGCCTTCCCACTGCCAGCCATGGCAGCCCCACTCTGGGCTTGCATTCATAGCTGATAATGAATTGCTATACCCTATGTGAAGGGCCATTACCAGCAAATCTGAGAGGCAATAATTCACAAAGCTATTTGATTTTCTAATTAAAGGAAAGTAGAGTGGGGCACTTAACTAAGTTGAGGTGGAGGGGAGGGTTAAGGCATAGGCATTAAggacttcttggaggaggtgatgATGCTTGACTCGAATCTTAGTAGATTCAAGTAGTAGGAGCTACAGCAGAAGCTATGACAAGAGGAGATACAGCAGGAGCTATGGCTGTAGTAGGAGCTATAGCAGGGTTGAAGAAGGGGATTCCGGGCCAGGAATAGTATGTAGACAggggaaattttcatttttaaagggaaCCATAAATACATCCTATGGCTGGAGCATAAAGAGCTATTGGGAAAGGCAGAGAACAAGCTGGAAGTCCAGGCAGGTAGAGGTCAGCTCCTGAAGGAATTTATGCCATGCTAAGGATTTTCACTTTATTCTCAAAGCAGTGGGGGGAAATAAGTGAGAGAAAGGGCTTCCTCATCCATGTCTTCAGGGTTTTACAATAGCAATTTCTGGCCTTGCTACCTTCAACGTAATCCTTCCCACCCAAGCCAGATTGAATCATTCTATCATTTCTATCATTCAAAACACATCCTATCACTGTCCTGCGTAAATAAAGTCATCCTGTTGCCAACTCCTCATagtagtaaatgtttgttgaatttgtAAGATTATAAAACTTTAATGCAAGAAGGGACTCAAGGACATCTACTCCATATTCAAATGTGAAAATTATGCTAGAACGAAGCTGTGCATTTTCCTTTGTATCCTAAGGAAACTGGGACAAGTTAGGCAAACTATAAGCCAGAAATTCTGGAAGtatcatgtttttttaatttaaaaaattatgtgtgtatatatgtgcacatgtgtgtccAAACCTAACTCCATAGGCATATAGTTTAATCCTGGATCAATGCACtgtgtgtttataatttttatgctaTTATTAGAAATTACGTGAATTCAAAAAGAGTCAAGATGTTCAAACTCTGCCTCACCCTGACCACAAATACAACCATCTGTTTCAACATAAAGCTCATTATTGGCTCTTTGAGGGGTGAAATTCCAGGGGTCATAAACCAAGCAACAACTCCTATtatttcttttcgttttttttaaactttaagttttagggtacatgtgcacaacatgcaggtttgttacatatgtatacatgggccaccttggtgtgctgcacccattaactcatcatttacattaggtatatctcctaatactatccctcctccccccaccaacccaacaacaggccccggtatgtgatgttccccttcctgtgtcgaagtgttctcattgttcaattcccacctatgagtgagaacatgtggtgtttggttttttgtccttgcaatagtttgctgagaatgatggtttccagtttcatccgtgtccctataAAGAACATGaactgatccttttttttttttttattgttctttaagtttagggtacatgtgcacaatgtgcaggtttgttacatatgtatccatgtgccatgttggtgtgctgcacccattaactcatcatttagcattaggtgtatctcctaatgctgtccctccccacttcccccaccccacaacagtccccagagtgtgatgttccccttcctgtgtccacgtgttctcattgttcaattcccacctatgagtgagaacatgcagtgtttgattttttgaccttgtgatactttattgagaatgatgttttccagtttcatccatgtccctacaaaggacatgaactcatcattttttatggctgcatagtattccatggtgtatatgtgccacattttcttaatccagtctatccttgttggacatttggcttcgttccaagtctttgctattgtgaatagtgccgcaataaacatatgtgtgcatgtgtctttatggcagcatgatttatagtcctttgggtgtatacccagtaatgggatggctgggtcaaatggtatttctagttctagatccctgaggaatcgccacactgacttccacaatggttgaactagtttgcagtcccaccaacagtgtaaaagtgttcctatttctccacatcctctccagcacctgttgtttcctgactttttaatgatggccattctaactggtgtgagatggtatttcattgtggttttgatttgcaattctctgatggccagtgatgatgagcattttttttttttactttttttttttttttttatactttagggttttagggtacatgtgcacaatgtgcaggtttgttacatatgtatccatgtgccatgttgatttcctgcacccattaactcatcatttagcattaggtgtatctcctaatgctgtccctcccccctccccccaccccacaacagtccccggagtgtgatgttccccttcctgtgtccatgagttctcattgttcaattcccacctatgagagagaacatgcggtgtttggttttttgtccttgcgatagtttactgagaatgatgttttccagtttcatccatctccctacaaaggacacgaactcatcattttttatggctgcatagtattccatggtgtatatgtgccacattttcttaatccgtctatcgttgttggacatttgggctggttccaactctttgctattgtgaatagtgccgcaataaacatacgtgtgcatgtgtctttatagcagcatgatttatagtcctttgggtatatacccagtaatgggatggctgggtcaaatggtatttctagttcgagatccctgaggaatcgccacactgacttccacaatggttgaactagtttacagtcccaccaacagtg
Above is a window of Nomascus leucogenys isolate Asia chromosome 20, Asia_NLE_v1, whole genome shotgun sequence DNA encoding:
- the OCIAD2 gene encoding OCIA domain-containing protein 2 isoform X2 yields the protein MLVTQGLVYQGYLAANPRFGSLPKVALAGLLGFGLGKVSYIGVCQSKFHFFEDQLRGAGFGPQHNRHCLLTCEECKIKHGLSEKGDSQPSAS